GGCCAAGCAGTTCGAGGAGGTGTTCCTCCCCGGGCGGGCCGACCCCGTGCGCATCCCCCGCCAGTCGGAGGCCCTGTACCTGCTCCAGCGGGTGCGGGACGAGGCCCACCGCTTCGCCGTCACCTACCACCGCCAGCTGCGCGGGAAGCGGATGACGAGGAGCGCTCTGGACGAGATCCCGGGCCTCGGCCCCACCCGCCGGGCCCGCCTGCTGAAGGAGCTGGGCGGCGTGGGGCCGGTCAAGAAGGCGTCACTGGAGACGCTGAAGGCGCTGCCGTGGCTTCCCGACCGCGTGGCCGAGGCGGTGTACGAGAAGCTGCACGGCTCATGACGGGCGCCGGGGCCCGTCCTGGCCGCCCCCACCTGCTCGAGGTTCTGCTCCATTCGTCGTTCGCTACCCATCGGGGCAGGCCTCGCCGTCGGGGAGAGGGATCAGGGTCCGGTCGATCCGGTCGTAGAGGAATACCGGCTCGCCGGCAGATGCCGCGACGAGATCGGCGCAACGAGGCGTGCGGGCCGGCATCCGCACCGACGCCCACTCCGGCCCGTGGCGAAGTTGCAGCGCGGCGTTGAGGTCGCTGTCGAGGATGAACTGCGCGACCCCGGTGTCCCCCGGCAACGGTGGTACGACGACGATTCGGCCGACGCTGGGATCCACGTCGGCAAGAACAATCTCGACGAGGGCGTCGCCCTCACGCGCCGCGTCCCGGTAGTCGCGGACGTCCTGGACGTTGCCGGCGGCCAGCACGACGATGACCAGTGTGGCTACGACGGTGCCGAGCGGGCGGGACAGGCGGACGGTCGCCGCCAGCAACGCAGCGAGGACGAGGCAGGAGCCGAGGTCGGGAACGAGGTTGTTGCGGTCGAAGATCCCGCGGACAGCGAAGGGCGCTCCTCCGAGAGCGAAGGGCGCCGCGCCGGCCGCCAGTAGTGCGCAGCCGATCAGCACCTCGCGACGCACCGTCGACGGGCCCCGGAACGACGGGAGCACCGTGGTGGCGATGGACCACGTGGCGGCGGCGACGAGAACGACCATGGCGATCGCTCCGAGCAGGTCGGACCCCCAGAACCCCGCGCCCAGCTGGCCGGCCCCCAGGGTGTCGAGGTTCGCCAAGGGACCCGGCGAGCTCCCGCCTCTCTTCGGAGAGACCAGGAGTGCGACTGTCGTGATCGCTGCAACCGGCGCGAGTGCCACGGCAGCCGGGCGCAATCGTGCACGCCTGTCCTGGAGCCACCACCATCCGATGACGAGCGCAGCGACGGCGGCGATTCCCTCGTGGGCGAGGATCCCGACGACGAACAGCGCCACAGCCGTTCCGACGCGCCCTCGCCGGAGGAGCAGGAAGGCCCCGCCGGCGAGGCAGGCGAGCGAGACGAGGTTCGGTCCCAGCACGAACCAGAGGCGGGTCGCCCCGCGGTTCGGTACCACCGCGAAGGCCAGCGCGGCCAGGAGGGCGGTCCGGCTGGTGACGACCTCCCTGAGGGCCCGCCAGACGAGCAATGCGACGAGTGCGTTGAGAGAGCCCATGAGAACGGCGTGGAGGACAGGGCGGTCGCCGAGGACCTGGTACGCCAACACGTAGTAGGGGCCCACCGCCGGGCGGGCCGGCGCCTCGAACGAGAGGTTCATCGCACCCTCGAGCACACCGTTGGCGACGAGCTCGTGAGCGACCCAGAAGTCGTCGGACAGGTAGTCGGCGCCCGCGAGGCCCCACGCGA
The genomic region above belongs to Acidimicrobiales bacterium and contains:
- a CDS encoding excinuclease ABC subunit C, translating into AKQFEEVFLPGRADPVRIPRQSEALYLLQRVRDEAHRFAVTYHRQLRGKRMTRSALDEIPGLGPTRRARLLKELGGVGPVKKASLETLKALPWLPDRVAEAVYEKLHGS